The following proteins are co-located in the Micromonospora coriariae genome:
- a CDS encoding carbohydrate ABC transporter permease: MVGTSVKSQEEIVNNVGLLPERFTPGNYTAGWTNFDVSFGRFFLNSAMVSLLTVVGNGISCLLAAYAFARLRFRLRGMWFAVMIGTLLLPQHVLIVPQYILFRTLGLVGGEWPYLPLLIPQFLATEAFFVFLMVQFMRGVPRELDEAARIDGAGPYGIFRHIILPLSRPALVTTAIFSFIWTWNDFFRQLVFLSQLEDYTVPVALTLFIDSTSQSAVGPMFAMSVLSLLPVFLFFVAFQRMLVEGINTSGIKG, translated from the coding sequence ATGGTGGGCACCTCGGTGAAGTCCCAGGAGGAGATCGTCAACAACGTCGGACTGCTGCCGGAGCGGTTCACCCCGGGCAACTACACCGCCGGGTGGACCAACTTCGACGTCAGCTTCGGCCGGTTCTTCCTCAACAGCGCGATGGTCAGCCTGCTCACCGTCGTCGGCAACGGGATCTCCTGCCTGCTGGCCGCGTACGCCTTCGCCCGGCTGCGGTTCCGGCTGCGCGGCATGTGGTTCGCCGTCATGATCGGCACGCTGCTGCTGCCCCAACACGTGCTGATCGTGCCGCAGTACATCCTGTTCCGAACGCTGGGGCTGGTCGGCGGCGAGTGGCCGTACCTGCCGCTGCTGATCCCGCAGTTCCTGGCCACCGAGGCGTTCTTCGTCTTCCTGATGGTGCAGTTCATGCGGGGCGTCCCGCGCGAGCTGGACGAGGCGGCGCGGATCGACGGCGCCGGCCCGTACGGCATCTTCCGGCACATCATCCTGCCGCTGAGCCGTCCCGCGCTGGTCACCACCGCGATCTTCTCGTTCATCTGGACCTGGAACGACTTCTTCCGGCAGTTGGTCTTCCTGTCCCAACTGGAGGACTACACCGTGCCGGTCGCGTTGACCCTGTTCATCGACTCGACCAGCCAGAGCGCGGTCGGACCGATGTTCGCCATGTCGGTGCTGTCGCTGCTGCCGGTCTTTCTGTTCTTCGTCGCGTTCCAGCGGATGCTCGTCGAGGGGATCAACACCAGTGGCATCAAGGGCTGA
- a CDS encoding DUF6807 domain-containing protein: MSGGQDPARLVVDGTEVARYVVDPVLDARHGPRPYLHPVRTLGGTVVTDALPADHVWHLGASLAVQDVDGSNLWGGRTYVRDVGYTWRDDHGRIAHTGWSERAADRLAHRLEWRDPQGAVLLTERRRLTAVPLTGDGPSGAVSAWRLELDYTLRAPAGRDVRLGSPATNGRPDGAGYGGFFWRAISAGPASVFSASATGETAVNGSAEPWVALRGIGPDGRAYTLVFAGLGDGDRWFTRTAMYPGVGVAFAFERPVTIAAGTERRGRHRVVIADGALNHVTTATLAAAALAASAR; the protein is encoded by the coding sequence GTGAGCGGCGGGCAGGATCCCGCACGGCTGGTGGTCGACGGGACGGAGGTGGCCCGGTACGTGGTCGACCCGGTGCTGGACGCGCGGCACGGGCCCCGGCCGTACCTGCACCCGGTGCGTACCCTCGGCGGCACTGTCGTCACCGACGCGCTGCCCGCCGACCACGTGTGGCACCTCGGCGCCTCCCTCGCGGTGCAGGACGTCGACGGCAGCAACCTGTGGGGTGGGCGCACCTACGTGCGCGACGTCGGCTACACCTGGCGCGACGACCACGGGCGGATCGCGCACACCGGCTGGTCGGAGCGGGCCGCCGACCGGCTGGCACACCGGCTTGAGTGGCGCGACCCGCAGGGGGCGGTGCTGCTCACCGAGCGCCGCCGGCTCACCGCCGTCCCGCTGACCGGGGACGGTCCGAGCGGCGCCGTGTCGGCCTGGCGGCTGGAACTGGACTACACCCTGCGCGCCCCGGCCGGGCGGGACGTGCGGCTGGGCAGCCCGGCCACCAACGGCCGCCCCGACGGGGCCGGCTACGGCGGGTTCTTCTGGCGTGCGATCTCGGCCGGGCCCGCGTCGGTGTTCAGTGCCTCGGCGACGGGGGAGACGGCGGTCAACGGGTCCGCCGAGCCGTGGGTCGCGCTGCGCGGCATCGGGCCGGACGGCCGGGCGTACACCCTGGTCTTCGCTGGTCTCGGCGACGGCGACAGGTGGTTCACGCGGACCGCTATGTATCCGGGTGTGGGGGTGGCGTTCGCGTTCGAACGTCCGGTCACCATCGCGGCCGGCACCGAGCGGCGCGGCCGACACCGCGTGGTGATCGCCGACGGGGCCCTGAACCACGTCACCACCGCGACCCTGGCCGCCGCGGCCCTCGCCGCCTCCGCGCGTTGA